One genomic segment of Acidimicrobiales bacterium includes these proteins:
- a CDS encoding NADH-quinone oxidoreductase subunit L produces the protein MTELLTIAASTDGGGLALGITEGGNWFLRNVWLIPLLPALSFVGILFFGKRMPRGGSELGVAALGIAFLLAVVTGAAWVDHRDDYHGEEVHRAVVVHDAHADAHADAHGHPSLAVHRTATWFQTNGVEFTIGTLVDGPAVMMLLVVTLVSLLVHVYSTDYVHGDRRYTHFFAFLSLFSASMLLLVVSENTLQLLCAWELVGVCSFVLIGHWWEEKPNSDAALKAFLTNRVGDMGLLVGVTVLFFAVGSALPDRFGSFSIAETNALASSGALSHTTLLIASCCLMAAVMSKSGQFFLHTWLPDAMAGPTPVSALIHAATMVVAGVFMIARMYGVFFEGFQIGGSSINLMAFIGGLTTIVGACLAFVQRDIKKVLAYSTISQLGYMVMALGVGAWTAAMFHLFTHAFFKACLFLGSGSVSHAVHSFDMKSDMGGLRKHMPHTYRTFMIGTVALAGLPPLAGFWSKDEILVGTGGWGLLGGTGGNGAYTLMLGMGMLTAALTAAYMTRCVYLTFFGEFRGHGQPHESGPRITVPLWILAGLAVVAGFVNLPKGFQMAPGSLQERFGHFVEPVAGYFPAISHGTPSWSLAVVSTLVVVGGIAAAGWYYFVKVEAASKVAGTSLTELPDGPTTKYPLARMGHTLLANKYYLDHLYNEVVVDGTKGPVARFAYRINQQVIDRTVDLVGETAVKAGVVVYEKVDQLVVDGAVNASGSASSATGEELRKINSGKVQSYAAILFAAATVLAGVLIVIV, from the coding sequence ATGACCGAACTCCTCACCATCGCCGCCTCGACGGATGGAGGTGGCCTAGCCCTCGGGATCACCGAGGGGGGCAACTGGTTCCTGCGCAATGTGTGGCTGATCCCGCTGCTGCCCGCTCTGTCCTTCGTGGGCATCCTGTTCTTCGGCAAGCGCATGCCCCGTGGCGGCTCGGAGCTGGGTGTGGCAGCCCTCGGCATCGCCTTCCTGCTGGCCGTGGTGACCGGAGCCGCCTGGGTCGACCACCGGGACGACTACCACGGCGAGGAGGTCCACCGGGCTGTAGTCGTCCACGACGCCCACGCTGACGCCCACGCTGACGCCCACGGTCACCCGTCGCTGGCCGTTCACCGCACCGCCACCTGGTTCCAGACCAACGGCGTCGAGTTCACCATCGGGACCCTCGTCGACGGCCCGGCGGTCATGATGCTCCTGGTGGTGACCCTGGTGTCGCTGCTCGTACACGTGTATTCCACCGACTACGTACACGGGGACCGCAGGTACACCCACTTCTTCGCCTTCCTGTCGCTGTTCAGCGCCTCGATGCTCCTGCTGGTGGTGTCAGAGAACACCCTGCAACTTCTGTGTGCCTGGGAACTGGTCGGCGTCTGCTCCTTTGTCCTCATCGGCCATTGGTGGGAGGAGAAGCCCAACAGCGACGCGGCGCTCAAGGCCTTCCTGACGAACCGGGTCGGCGACATGGGCCTACTGGTCGGTGTGACCGTCCTTTTCTTTGCTGTCGGCTCGGCGCTACCCGACCGCTTCGGCTCGTTCTCCATCGCCGAGACCAATGCCCTGGCCTCCAGCGGGGCGCTGTCCCACACGACGCTGCTCATCGCCTCGTGCTGCCTGATGGCCGCCGTCATGTCCAAGTCGGGCCAGTTCTTCCTGCACACCTGGCTGCCCGACGCCATGGCCGGTCCGACACCCGTATCCGCGCTCATTCACGCAGCGACCATGGTGGTGGCCGGCGTGTTCATGATCGCCCGCATGTACGGGGTGTTCTTCGAGGGCTTCCAGATCGGTGGGAGCTCCATCAACCTGATGGCCTTCATCGGCGGCCTGACCACCATCGTGGGTGCCTGCCTGGCCTTCGTGCAGCGGGACATCAAGAAGGTGCTGGCCTACTCCACGATCTCCCAGCTGGGCTACATGGTGATGGCCCTGGGTGTAGGGGCCTGGACAGCGGCCATGTTCCACCTGTTCACCCACGCCTTCTTCAAGGCCTGCCTGTTCCTGGGCTCCGGGTCGGTCAGCCACGCCGTGCACAGCTTCGACATGAAGTCCGACATGGGCGGCCTCCGCAAACACATGCCCCACACCTACCGGACGTTCATGATCGGCACCGTCGCCCTGGCTGGCCTGCCTCCGCTGGCTGGCTTCTGGTCCAAGGACGAAATCCTGGTCGGGACCGGCGGCTGGGGCCTGCTGGGCGGAACGGGCGGCAACGGTGCCTACACCCTCATGCTGGGCATGGGCATGCTCACCGCGGCGCTCACTGCGGCCTACATGACGCGCTGCGTCTACCTGACGTTCTTCGGCGAGTTCCGGGGCCACGGCCAACCGCACGAGTCCGGCCCGCGGATCACAGTGCCGCTGTGGATCCTGGCTGGCCTGGCCGTGGTGGCCGGGTTCGTGAACCTGCCCAAGGGCTTCCAGATGGCGCCCGGTTCGCTCCAGGAGCGGTTCGGCCACTTTGTGGAGCCGGTGGCCGGCTACTTCCCGGCCATCAGCCATGGGACGCCCAGCTGGTCATTAGCTGTCGTGTCCACCCTGGTCGTCGTGGGTGGCATAGCGGCCGCCGGTTGGTACTACTTCGTGAAGGTCGAGGCGGCCTCAAAGGTCGCCGGCACCAGCCTGACCGAGTTGCCTGACGGCCCGACCACGAAGTACCCGCTGGCCCGCATGGGGCACACCCTGCTGGCCAACAAGTACTACCTCGACCACCTGTACAACGAGGTGGTGGTCGACGGGACGAAGGGGCCGGTGGCCCGCTTCGCCTATCGGATCAACCAGCAGGTCATCGACCGGACGGTCGACCTGGTCGGCGAGACCGCCGTGAAGGCGGGGGTTGTCGTCTACGAGAAAGTCGACCAGCTGGTAGTCGACGGGGCAGTCAACGCCTCGGGTTCTGCCTCATCTGCCACAGGTGAGGAACTTCGCAAGATCAACTCCGGCAAAGTCCAGAGCTACGCGGCGATCCTGTTCGCGGCAGCCACGGTCCTAGCCGGCGTACTCATCGTCATCGTCTAG
- a CDS encoding NADH-quinone oxidoreductase subunit I — MPSVPRLPGLLKGLGVTMRTMVRTLTKGSHTVQYPKVKETPTPRARGVITLHEENCTACMLCARECPDWCIYIEGHKYKAPPRRPGGKPRQKNALDRFDIDFALCMYCGICVDVCPFEALFWSPEFEYSEPKIADLLHDKSKLSQWMETVPDFQEYETGSEAKKAKVPR; from the coding sequence ATGCCCTCCGTCCCCCGCCTCCCCGGACTCCTCAAGGGTCTCGGCGTCACCATGCGGACCATGGTGCGCACCCTGACCAAGGGCTCGCACACCGTGCAGTACCCGAAGGTCAAGGAGACCCCGACCCCCCGGGCCCGCGGCGTCATCACCCTCCACGAGGAGAACTGCACAGCCTGCATGCTGTGCGCCCGCGAATGCCCGGACTGGTGCATCTACATCGAGGGTCACAAATACAAGGCGCCGCCCCGCCGCCCCGGCGGCAAGCCCCGACAGAAGAACGCCCTGGACCGCTTCGACATCGACTTCGCCCTGTGCATGTACTGCGGCATCTGCGTCGATGTCTGCCCGTTCGAGGCCCTGTTCTGGTCGCCCGAATTCGAGTATTCGGAACCGAAGATCGCCGACCTCCTCCACGACAAGTCAAAGCTCAGCCAGTGGATGGAGACCGTCCCGGACTTCCAGGAATACGAGACGGGCAGCGAGGCCAAGAAGGCCAAGGTGCCGCGGTGA
- a CDS encoding NADH-quinone oxidoreductase subunit J, with protein sequence MSVLAALEGMDRLSSGEVLVAQNVAFGVMALAMVVAALRMVTTRNVVHAALYLVVVLAGVAGMFILLGAEFVGVTQVLVYIGAIVVLFLFGIMLTKGSFGEDDGVTGERRLVAGLVGLLVFGVMAAALVESFEDAELSRSGPSTTAELADSIFSDYIVPFEAVSVLLLAALIGAIVVARRD encoded by the coding sequence GTGAGCGTGCTGGCCGCCCTGGAGGGAATGGACCGCCTGTCGAGCGGCGAGGTGCTGGTAGCCCAGAACGTCGCCTTCGGCGTCATGGCCCTCGCCATGGTGGTCGCCGCCCTCCGTATGGTGACGACCCGCAACGTGGTCCACGCCGCCCTCTACCTGGTCGTCGTGCTGGCCGGGGTAGCCGGCATGTTCATCCTGCTGGGCGCCGAGTTCGTGGGGGTGACCCAGGTGCTGGTTTACATCGGGGCCATCGTCGTGCTGTTCCTATTCGGCATCATGCTCACCAAGGGGTCGTTCGGCGAGGACGACGGCGTGACCGGTGAGCGGCGCCTCGTGGCGGGCCTAGTGGGCCTGCTGGTGTTTGGCGTCATGGCTGCCGCCCTGGTCGAGTCGTTTGAGGACGCCGAGTTGTCACGGTCCGGGCCCAGCACCACCGCCGAACTCGCCGACAGCATCTTCAGCGACTACATCGTGCCCTTCGAGGCAGTGTCGGTCCTCCTGCTGGCCGCCCTCATCGGGGCCATCGTGGTGGCGAGGAGGGACTGA
- the nuoK gene encoding NADH-quinone oxidoreductase subunit NuoK, translated as MLLNQFLLLSAVLFAIGVYGVLARRNGVLVLMSIELILNAVNLNLVAFGAFRETVGGEVFALFVIAVAAAEVGVGLAMVLLLYRNRRSIDLTQIDQLRG; from the coding sequence GTGCTGCTGAACCAGTTCCTGCTGCTATCCGCCGTCCTGTTCGCCATCGGCGTCTACGGCGTGCTGGCCCGTCGAAACGGCGTCCTGGTACTCATGTCCATTGAGCTCATCCTCAACGCCGTGAACCTCAACCTGGTGGCCTTCGGGGCCTTCCGCGAGACGGTGGGCGGTGAGGTATTCGCCCTGTTCGTGATCGCCGTGGCGGCCGCCGAAGTCGGGGTGGGCCTGGCCATGGTGCTGCTCCTGTACCGGAACCGTCGGTCCATCGACCTGACGCAGATCGACCAGCTGAGGGGCTGA
- the nuoH gene encoding NADH-quinone oxidoreductase subunit NuoH, translated as MNGALTLAVELAWWQQTGIRAVVGLLAVLLPAGTLVYLFLFKMMSFMQSRLGPMEAGPYGSLQLLAEVGKFLQKEDILPRKADRWVFMAAPFVVLISTFLLVLVIPAGPDAWFIDIDTGIFFALAVSSISVIGILMAGWASSSKYSLLGALRAAGQLVAYELPLVLAVMGVVIQAGTLNVQDIVMAQATGEIFGWGGIGNPFILTQFLGFAIFLIAVQAELTQPPFDMPVAESELVTGYLTEYSGLRFLLFFIAEFATAGIFSALAATLFLGGWYVPGLDPTSDLFNVLGPAILLGKVILVAFLIFWFRFTYPRFREDQLQQLAWKVLIPLSLINIVVTGVLKVVF; from the coding sequence GTGAACGGCGCCCTCACCCTTGCCGTCGAGTTGGCCTGGTGGCAGCAGACCGGAATCCGGGCCGTGGTCGGCCTGCTGGCCGTGCTGTTGCCCGCCGGGACGCTGGTCTACCTGTTCCTGTTCAAGATGATGAGCTTCATGCAGAGTCGGCTCGGGCCCATGGAGGCCGGGCCGTACGGTTCCTTGCAGCTCCTGGCCGAGGTAGGCAAGTTCCTCCAGAAGGAGGACATCCTCCCCCGCAAGGCCGACCGATGGGTGTTCATGGCGGCGCCCTTCGTAGTCCTCATCTCGACCTTCCTGCTGGTTCTGGTCATCCCAGCCGGACCAGACGCGTGGTTCATCGACATTGATACCGGAATCTTCTTTGCCCTGGCCGTGTCGTCGATCTCGGTCATCGGGATCCTCATGGCCGGTTGGGCCTCGTCGTCCAAGTACTCGCTGCTAGGCGCCCTGCGGGCCGCTGGACAGTTGGTGGCCTACGAGCTACCGCTGGTGCTAGCCGTTATGGGCGTAGTCATTCAGGCCGGCACGCTGAACGTCCAGGACATCGTGATGGCCCAGGCCACAGGCGAGATCTTCGGATGGGGCGGAATCGGAAATCCGTTCATCCTCACCCAGTTCCTGGGCTTCGCCATCTTCCTCATCGCCGTGCAGGCAGAGCTGACCCAGCCCCCCTTCGACATGCCGGTGGCCGAGTCGGAACTGGTGACCGGCTACCTCACCGAGTACAGCGGCCTCCGGTTCCTGCTGTTCTTCATTGCCGAGTTCGCCACGGCGGGCATCTTCTCGGCCCTGGCCGCCACCCTCTTCCTTGGCGGCTGGTACGTGCCCGGCCTGGACCCGACCAGCGACCTGTTCAACGTGCTGGGCCCGGCCATCCTGCTGGGCAAGGTCATCTTGGTGGCCTTCCTCATCTTCTGGTTCCGCTTCACATATCCGCGCTTCCGGGAGGACCAACTCCAGCAGCTGGCCTGGAAGGTCCTCATCCCGCTCTCGTTGATCAACATCGTGGTGACCGGCGTCCTAAAGGTGGTTTTCTGA
- a CDS encoding NADH-quinone oxidoreductase subunit D 1 has protein sequence MTAVDDTRQLAYITGQASDARVNVEIETEGMTLNIGPQHPATHGTLRVVVKLDGERVTRAEPIMGYMHRGYEKLAEVRTYPQVTTLVNRIDWLGSFANEVPFILAAERLMDVEAPPRAQWIRTVLFELSRIANVVLFLGDMGVQLGAVTPVFFAFRDREFVLNQIEAVTGGRFHPNFDRIGGLKDDLPKGWTEETKSVLGRIRTFCNEMEDLVTGNEIFQARTRGIGVIPADVGLAYGLSGANIRASGVDWDLRRDGGIGLVHDQLDWKVWTHPDGDSFARYWVRLQEVREACDMVDQLLDGMPSGPVMAKVPRIIKVPAGEAYVETENPLGVMGYYVVSKGDLVPYRVKIRSASFNNISITPWLLEGTYVPDVISILASLYFILGDIDR, from the coding sequence GTGACCGCTGTGGACGACACCCGCCAACTCGCCTACATCACCGGCCAGGCCAGTGATGCACGGGTCAACGTCGAGATCGAGACCGAGGGCATGACGCTCAACATCGGTCCCCAGCACCCGGCCACCCACGGCACGCTGCGGGTCGTCGTCAAACTGGACGGCGAGCGGGTGACACGGGCCGAGCCGATCATGGGCTACATGCACCGCGGCTACGAGAAGTTGGCCGAGGTCCGTACCTACCCGCAGGTGACGACTCTGGTCAACCGCATCGACTGGCTGGGCAGTTTCGCCAACGAGGTGCCGTTCATCCTGGCCGCTGAGCGGCTCATGGACGTCGAGGCACCGCCGCGGGCCCAGTGGATCCGCACCGTCCTGTTCGAGCTGTCCCGGATCGCCAACGTGGTCCTGTTCCTGGGGGACATGGGCGTGCAGCTGGGCGCCGTCACCCCGGTGTTTTTCGCCTTCCGCGACCGCGAGTTCGTACTCAACCAGATCGAGGCGGTCACCGGCGGCCGCTTCCACCCCAACTTCGACCGCATCGGCGGCCTCAAGGACGACCTCCCCAAGGGTTGGACCGAGGAGACGAAGAGCGTGCTGGGCCGCATCCGCACGTTCTGCAATGAGATGGAGGACCTCGTCACCGGCAACGAGATCTTCCAGGCCCGGACCCGGGGAATCGGTGTCATCCCGGCTGACGTGGGTCTGGCCTACGGGCTTTCGGGGGCCAACATCCGAGCAAGCGGTGTGGATTGGGACCTCCGCCGTGACGGCGGCATCGGCCTGGTCCACGACCAACTGGACTGGAAGGTCTGGACGCATCCGGACGGCGACTCGTTCGCCCGCTACTGGGTGCGCCTGCAGGAGGTCCGCGAGGCCTGCGACATGGTCGACCAGCTGCTAGACGGCATGCCCTCCGGTCCGGTCATGGCCAAGGTGCCCCGCATCATCAAGGTCCCGGCCGGCGAGGCCTACGTGGAGACCGAGAACCCGCTGGGTGTGATGGGCTACTACGTAGTCTCCAAGGGCGACCTGGTTCCCTACCGGGTGAAGATCCGGTCGGCCTCGTTCAACAACATCTCCATCACGCCGTGGCTGTTGGAGGGCACCTACGTCCCGGACGTCATCTCGATCCTGGCCAGCCTGTACTTCATCCTCGGGGACATCGACCGGTGA
- a CDS encoding NADH-quinone oxidoreductase subunit M, producing the protein MENLLDGWGITLATFSPLVGAAVMMLIPREREDRHKMVALVTSLWVAFVGVLLLLSFDLDHTDRLQFAVDRVWIDVISSHYSVGIDGMSLPLILLTMLVVPACIVYSWNHFPEPTNPKAFLILILILETGMIGTFVAQDLVLFFVFFEVVLLPMFFMIAVWGGEDRRYASLKFFLFTLFGSALMLVSFLALFFLTGAETFTFTGLADAVAHGGVSRTAQLWIFGGMFLGFGIKVPMFPFHTWLPDAHTQAPTVGSVILAAVLLKLGTYGFIRIAIPILPEAAVAWAPWIGLLAVVGIIYGALGCLAQTDMKRLIAFSSVAHMGFVMLGIATLTDFGINAAIMGMVAHGLITGMLFFLAGSVKERYHTLEISRLGGLLVQAPRMGWIFGLCAMASLGLPGLAGFWGEFPAILSAYNPANGVPVETFRTYMVVAALGTVLAAGYLLWLLQRAAFGTPPSEFADDPHITDTTKHEWISWAPLLALIVAIGIYPNLVFRVTDGAVDASLTPCLTVEAGEEAEALGCGEAYGFDDHGSEADDEHAAGN; encoded by the coding sequence ATGGAAAACCTGCTCGACGGTTGGGGCATCACGCTCGCCACTTTCTCACCGCTGGTGGGGGCAGCGGTCATGATGCTCATCCCCCGGGAGCGTGAGGACCGGCACAAGATGGTCGCGCTCGTTACCTCGTTGTGGGTGGCGTTCGTGGGCGTGCTCCTCCTTCTGTCGTTCGACCTGGACCACACCGACCGCCTGCAATTCGCGGTCGACCGGGTTTGGATCGACGTCATCTCCAGCCACTACTCGGTGGGCATCGACGGCATGAGCCTGCCGCTGATCCTGCTGACCATGCTGGTGGTTCCGGCGTGCATCGTCTACAGCTGGAACCACTTCCCGGAGCCGACCAACCCGAAGGCCTTCCTGATCCTGATCCTGATCCTCGAGACGGGAATGATCGGCACCTTCGTAGCCCAGGACCTGGTGCTCTTCTTCGTGTTCTTCGAGGTCGTGCTCCTGCCCATGTTCTTCATGATCGCCGTGTGGGGCGGAGAAGACCGGCGCTACGCCTCGCTGAAGTTCTTCCTGTTCACCCTGTTCGGGTCGGCCCTCATGCTGGTCAGCTTCCTGGCCCTGTTCTTCCTCACCGGAGCTGAAACCTTCACCTTCACCGGCCTGGCCGACGCCGTGGCCCACGGCGGCGTGTCCCGCACGGCCCAGCTGTGGATCTTCGGCGGCATGTTCCTGGGCTTCGGGATCAAGGTGCCGATGTTCCCATTCCACACCTGGCTGCCCGACGCCCACACTCAGGCGCCTACCGTCGGTTCGGTCATCCTGGCTGCCGTCCTGTTGAAGCTCGGCACCTACGGCTTCATCCGGATCGCCATCCCGATCCTGCCCGAGGCGGCGGTGGCCTGGGCCCCGTGGATCGGCCTGCTGGCCGTGGTGGGCATCATTTACGGCGCCCTGGGCTGCTTGGCCCAGACGGACATGAAGCGCCTGATCGCCTTCTCGTCAGTGGCCCACATGGGCTTCGTGATGCTGGGCATCGCCACGCTGACCGACTTCGGGATCAACGCGGCAATCATGGGCATGGTCGCCCACGGCCTGATTACCGGCATGCTCTTCTTCCTCGCCGGCTCGGTGAAGGAGCGGTACCACACCTTGGAGATCAGTCGCCTCGGCGGCCTCCTAGTGCAGGCCCCCCGCATGGGCTGGATCTTCGGACTCTGCGCCATGGCGTCACTGGGTCTGCCGGGCCTGGCCGGGTTCTGGGGCGAGTTCCCAGCCATCCTCTCGGCGTACAACCCAGCAAACGGTGTACCCGTGGAGACCTTCCGCACCTACATGGTGGTGGCCGCCCTGGGCACCGTGCTGGCCGCCGGCTACCTCCTGTGGCTGCTCCAGCGGGCCGCCTTCGGGACGCCGCCGAGCGAGTTCGCCGACGATCCGCACATCACTGACACCACGAAGCACGAGTGGATCTCCTGGGCGCCGTTGCTGGCCCTCATCGTGGCCATCGGCATCTACCCCAACCTGGTCTTCCGGGTCACCGACGGCGCGGTGGACGCTTCGTTGACCCCATGCCTCACCGTGGAGGCGGGCGAGGAAGCCGAGGCCCTGGGATGCGGCGAGGCTTATGGCTTCGACGACCACGGTTCCGAAGCCGACGACGAGCACGCGGCCGGGAACTAG
- a CDS encoding NADH-quinone oxidoreductase subunit N: MAHDLLILAFQRPAIDWHGIAPELVLLSMGALITLVDILFLEKARPYTAGLAGLGLLATAVPLLTLAVDGADRVMFSGAYVVDDFSLVMKAVFLLAGYVVVLLSTNYVAEGDYWENEYYGLLLASVMGMVMMASARDLVSIFVALELLSIPAYLLVAWRKRDLHSTEAGLKYYLMGVFASAVMLYGMSLLYGVTGSTLLSEIGAGVAAAGTSTAVVTMGIVFVVAGFAFKVSAVPFHTWAPDVYEGAPTPVTAFLSVASKAAGFVALLALVFVGFYSRSEVWEPLIWILAALSMTVGNLIALRQTNVVRLMAYSGVAQTGFMIAPLAVAGHGLANGDQALSATVTYLVIYTAMNLGAFAVIISLARRTGSADVTSFAGAFHFAPGLTIAMTAFLFSLAGIPPLGGWFAKFEVFRVLATAGEPWGYVLAAVGAVNSVIALYYYAALARRMWADDPLHGDRDPVPVTPSLASALVLCGVVTLAFGVAPQLVARFTDVSLLALGG; encoded by the coding sequence GTGGCTCACGACCTCCTTATCCTGGCCTTCCAGAGGCCGGCGATCGACTGGCACGGCATCGCGCCCGAGCTCGTGCTGCTCTCGATGGGGGCCCTGATAACGCTGGTCGACATCCTGTTCCTGGAGAAGGCCCGTCCCTACACAGCGGGCCTAGCTGGCCTTGGCTTGCTGGCCACCGCCGTTCCCCTGCTGACTCTGGCCGTGGACGGTGCCGACCGGGTGATGTTCAGCGGCGCCTACGTGGTCGACGACTTCTCGCTGGTAATGAAGGCCGTGTTCCTGCTGGCTGGATACGTGGTCGTCCTACTGTCCACCAACTACGTGGCCGAAGGGGACTACTGGGAGAACGAGTATTACGGCCTGCTTCTGGCCTCAGTCATGGGCATGGTGATGATGGCTTCGGCCCGCGATCTGGTCTCCATCTTCGTGGCCCTGGAGTTGCTGTCCATCCCGGCGTACCTGCTGGTGGCGTGGCGCAAGCGGGACCTCCACTCCACCGAAGCCGGCCTTAAGTACTACCTGATGGGTGTGTTCGCCTCGGCGGTGATGCTCTACGGCATGTCGCTCCTCTATGGCGTGACGGGCTCCACCCTGCTGTCCGAAATAGGTGCCGGCGTAGCCGCCGCAGGGACTTCGACGGCCGTCGTGACCATGGGCATCGTGTTCGTGGTGGCCGGCTTCGCCTTCAAGGTGTCGGCCGTCCCGTTTCACACCTGGGCACCCGACGTCTACGAAGGGGCGCCCACCCCGGTCACCGCCTTCCTGTCGGTGGCCTCCAAGGCGGCAGGCTTTGTTGCCCTGCTGGCCCTCGTCTTTGTGGGTTTCTACTCCCGCAGCGAGGTGTGGGAACCGTTGATCTGGATCCTGGCCGCCCTGTCCATGACGGTCGGCAACCTGATCGCCTTGCGCCAGACCAACGTGGTGCGCCTCATGGCCTACTCGGGCGTGGCCCAGACGGGCTTCATGATCGCCCCGCTGGCCGTGGCCGGCCACGGGCTGGCCAACGGCGACCAGGCCCTGTCGGCCACCGTCACCTATCTGGTCATCTACACGGCCATGAACCTGGGTGCCTTCGCCGTGATCATCTCGCTGGCTCGACGGACCGGTTCGGCCGACGTCACATCGTTCGCCGGGGCCTTCCATTTCGCACCCGGGTTGACCATCGCCATGACGGCATTCCTGTTCTCGCTGGCGGGCATCCCACCGCTGGGCGGATGGTTCGCAAAGTTCGAGGTGTTCCGGGTGCTGGCCACGGCTGGCGAGCCGTGGGGCTACGTCCTGGCCGCCGTAGGTGCCGTGAACTCGGTGATCGCCCTCTACTACTACGCCGCCCTGGCCCGTCGCATGTGGGCCGACGACCCGCTGCACGGCGACCGGGACCCGGTTCCTGTGACGCCGTCGCTGGCCTCGGCTCTCGTCCTGTGCGGCGTGGTGACGCTGGCCTTCGGTGTGGCGCCCCAGTTGGTGGCCCGCTTCACCGACGTCAGCCTGCTGGCCCTCGGAGGCTGA
- a CDS encoding SAM-dependent methyltransferase: protein MADRLAERIRSSGPLPFDQWVEACLYDEAGGFYASGGAAGRRGDFLTSPEVGPLFGAVVARWLDNRWEAMGRPTDFTVVEAAAGVGTLARSIRDAQPACLATGQYVMVERSAALRSQQPVDDRVRSVADLAEAFTRGLVPGVVLANELLDNLAFGLLEATGGRWHEIRVDVDQTGEFVETRGPVVEPPVSVEPDDGARIPVQAGAARWVSTARSSLLDGSVLVVDYASSTEEMASRPWTDWLRTYRGHGRGGPATAVPGGQDVTVEIAVDQLPDGAVTTNQATFLGEHGIDHLVDEGRQVWKERAGLGDLEALRARSRVAEAEALLDADGLGGFTVLEWSAAGGG, encoded by the coding sequence TTGGCCGATCGCCTCGCTGAGCGGATCCGCTCCTCGGGACCGCTGCCCTTCGACCAGTGGGTCGAGGCCTGTCTGTACGACGAGGCGGGCGGCTTCTACGCCTCGGGCGGTGCAGCTGGCCGTCGGGGAGACTTCCTGACCTCGCCCGAAGTCGGGCCCCTGTTCGGTGCCGTAGTGGCTAGATGGCTAGACAACCGGTGGGAGGCCATGGGCCGACCGACGGACTTCACCGTGGTCGAAGCGGCGGCCGGGGTAGGAACGCTGGCTCGCAGCATCCGAGACGCCCAGCCGGCCTGCCTGGCCACCGGCCAATACGTCATGGTGGAGCGTTCAGCAGCCCTACGGTCCCAACAACCGGTCGACGACAGGGTGCGGTCAGTAGCCGACCTGGCAGAGGCCTTCACCCGAGGGCTTGTGCCCGGTGTGGTCTTGGCTAACGAGCTGCTGGACAACCTGGCCTTCGGTCTGCTGGAAGCCACAGGCGGTCGGTGGCACGAGATTCGAGTCGACGTGGATCAGACAGGAGAGTTTGTCGAGACCCGGGGCCCGGTTGTCGAACCGCCGGTGTCCGTCGAGCCAGATGACGGTGCCCGGATCCCCGTACAGGCTGGGGCGGCCCGGTGGGTCAGCACCGCCCGGTCGTCGCTGTTGGACGGGTCGGTGCTGGTCGTGGACTACGCCTCGTCCACCGAGGAGATGGCCTCCCGCCCGTGGACCGACTGGCTAAGGACCTATCGCGGCCACGGACGGGGCGGGCCGGCCACCGCGGTTCCTGGCGGGCAGGATGTGACCGTGGAGATTGCCGTCGACCAGTTGCCCGACGGTGCGGTGACCACCAACCAGGCGACCTTCCTCGGTGAGCACGGGATCGACCACCTGGTAGACGAAGGGCGGCAGGTCTGGAAGGAGCGGGCCGGGCTGGGCGACCTAGAGGCCCTGCGGGCCCGGAGCCGAGTGGCCGAGGCTGAGGCGCTCCTGGATGCCGATGGCCTGGGAGGGTTTACGGTCCTGGAGTGGTCAGCCGCCGGCGGCGGCTGA
- a CDS encoding NADH-quinone oxidoreductase subunit C has protein sequence MIPLSSPDTDTPVPDGDEAIEAPPVDERRDALVAALGDALGEGLVEHHVAPGVDVWARVDAGAWVDAARTLRDRCAMSYFNFLSAIDWQPSPYGRDMDAQVDQEPGDAEADAEMGWGLAGGGTRFQLLARVHDPVGHLGITVKADLVDDYPEADSWVPVYPGANWHEREAWEMFGISFRGHPNQVHLYLPSHFEGNPLRKDYPLLARRVKPWPGIVDVELMPGDDGDEDEDEGDGS, from the coding sequence GTGATCCCATTGTCGTCTCCTGACACCGATACCCCCGTCCCAGACGGGGACGAGGCCATAGAGGCCCCCCCGGTCGACGAGCGCCGCGACGCTTTGGTGGCCGCCCTGGGCGACGCTCTGGGCGAAGGTCTAGTTGAGCACCACGTGGCCCCCGGGGTCGACGTGTGGGCGCGGGTCGACGCAGGAGCCTGGGTGGACGCCGCCCGGACCCTCCGGGATCGATGCGCCATGTCCTACTTCAACTTCCTGTCGGCAATCGACTGGCAGCCCTCGCCCTACGGGCGCGACATGGACGCCCAGGTCGACCAGGAGCCCGGCGACGCCGAAGCGGACGCCGAGATGGGGTGGGGCCTGGCCGGGGGAGGCACCCGATTCCAACTGCTGGCCCGGGTCCACGATCCGGTGGGCCACCTCGGTATCACCGTCAAGGCCGACCTGGTCGACGACTACCCCGAGGCCGACTCCTGGGTCCCGGTGTACCCGGGTGCTAACTGGCACGAGCGGGAGGCCTGGGAGATGTTCGGCATCTCGTTTCGGGGTCACCCAAACCAGGTGCACCTTTACCTGCCGTCCCACTTCGAGGGGAATCCCTTGCGTAAGGACTATCCGCTGCTGGCCCGACGGGTGAAACCCTGGCCGGGCATCGTCGACGTGGAGCTAATGCCCGGCGATGACGGTGACGAAGACGAGGACGAGGGGGACGGGTCGTGA